One Diospyros lotus cultivar Yz01 chromosome 1, ASM1463336v1, whole genome shotgun sequence genomic window carries:
- the LOC127804510 gene encoding protein FAR1-RELATED SEQUENCE 5-like isoform X1, producing the protein MNRDGDLLCRHKYDMDTGLQSSNKLDLNIEQECRSPKLSNVSSVQSNLSSKDEANSKGVLKIGMEFESDEHAYRFYSKYAELVGFSVRKDWVNRSKIHGMVVSRKFTCSKEGFRRKDKRDVNVKKHRKETRTGCLAHMIITRQVDGKYQVTNFVARHNHENVNPINALKLQELPSPGMMDVIGVSEADSADIVEKQSKLELQLLGRQFGARENLDYRSIYCDSYLKSGRGRHMKEGEAAQLMYYFQRQHFENPSFFYALQLDVDDKLSNIFWADDNMVLDYDHFGDVVCFDAAHRTNEELRPFVQFFGLNHHRQVVIFGAALMCDETIESLKWLFQTFIEAMSGKKPKVIFTDQDVAIIEAINSALPETNHRICVWQMYQNALKQLSHVSEDADSFAEDLRSCIFDHENEDDFIHAWDVMIDKFNLQKNEWFQSMFVEKEKWAVVYGGNKFFIDRTGTHQGENLSNELKNYLNSDLEMLQFFKHFEKVVNEQRYKELEANYDMGRCKPRLLANVVFLKHASDLYTPNAFEIFQREYERCLNVVANLCSENGSVLEYRTQTFGQPREFLVRFNSSSVTVTCSCMQFKVLGILCFHALKVLDRENIKVVPARYILKRWTKEARFESLRGSHGISTEENPKLVTASRYRQLCQSILKISARAAESGQAFDYAARQLDEVMQGVEKILTLKPLEETQAITSSSTGACASESEEPEIFLDRNEIEGQSNNGTFGGINELEIAATNNGKIDNPMEKISKTKKSQILHLLYSDAVTSTSPPPEYVSSASSSLNPVKQGFYNFEANQVVQCLHQPFNMAVDQQPNPEIYQPQSIFSNRHDSPNQTQLHQESLIHSPFQEALSHRNQLRQWILMCNIHIQHHSIMITDTDHRMPNNSAPNRDGNNDSSFLI; encoded by the exons ATGAATAGGGATGGTGATCTACTTTGCCGTCACAAGTATGACATGGATACAGGACTTCAATCATCAAATAAGTTGGATTTGAACATTGAGCAGGAGTGTCGCAGCCCTAAACTTAGCAATGTTAGCTCAGTGCAGTCCAATCTTTCATCAAAAGATGAAGCCAATTCAAAAGGGGTACTAAAAATTGGCATGGAGTTTGAATCAGATGAGCATGCATACAGATTTTATAGTAAGTATGCTGAATTGGTAGGTTTTAGCGTTAGGAAGGACTGGGTGAATAGGAGTAAAATACATGGTATGGTGGTATCTAGAAAGTTCACCTGTTCCAAGGAAGGTTTCCGACGGAAGGATAAACGAGATGTTAATGTGAAGAAACACCGGAAGGAAACAAGAACTGGTTGCTTGGCACACATGATAATTACTCGTCAGGTTGATGGAAAATATCAAGTCACAAACTTTGTAGCAAGGCACAATCATGAGAATGTAAACCCAATTAATGCATTGAAATTACAGGAATTACCATCACCGGGTATGATGGATGTTATTGGAGTAAGTGAAGCTGACTCAGCAGATATTGttgaaaaacaatcaaaattagAATTACAATTGTTGGGTAGGCAATTTGGTGCTAGAGAAAACCTTGATTACCGATCAATATATTGTGACAGTTATCTAAAATCTGGACGGGGAAGACATATGAAGGAGGGGGAAGCAGCACAGTTGATGTATTATTTTCAAAGGCAACACTTTGAAAATCCTTCGTTCTTCTATGCCCTACAGCTTGATGTTGATGATAAGTTAAGCAACATATTTTGGGCTGACGATAATATGGTCCTGGACTATGATCATTTTGGTGATGTGGTTTGTTTTGATGCAGCACACAGAACaaatgaagaattaagaccATTTGTTCAGTTCTTCGGACTGAATCATCATAGACAAGTTGTGATCTTTGGTGCTGCACTTATGTGTGATGAAACCATTGAATCTCTCAAGTGGCTTTTCCAAACATTTATTGAGGCAATGTCTGGGAAGAAACCAAAAGTCATTTTCACAGATCAAGATGTGGCAATAATTGAAGCAATTAATTCAGCATTACCAGAAACAAACCACCGCATTTGTGTGTGGCAGATGTACCAGAATGCTCTTAAACAACTCAGCCATGTTTCAGAGGATGCGGATTCTTTTGCTGAAGACTTGAGAAGTTGCATCTTTGATCATGAGAATGAGGATGATTTCATTCATGCCTGGGATGTTATGATAGACAAATTTAATCTTCAGAAGAATGAGTGGTTTCAGTCAATGTtcgttgaaaaagaaaaatgggctGTAGTATATggaggaaataaattttttattgacaGGACAGGAACACATCAAGGAGAGAATTTGtcaaatgaattgaaaaattaCCTAAATTCTGACTTAGAAATGCTTCAGTTCTTCAAGCATTTTGAAAAGGTGGTAAATGAGCAACGCTATAAAGAACTGGAAGCTAATTATGATATGGGCAGATGTAAACCAAGATTGTTGGCTAATGTAGTTTTCTTAAAGCATGCCAGTGATCTGTATACACCAAATGCATTTGAAATATTCCAACGAGAATATGAAAGGTGTTTAAATGTTGTTGCTAACCTGTGCAGTGAGAATGGTTCAGTGCTCGAGTACAGAACTCAAACATTTGGGCAGCCAAGAGAGTTCTTAGTAAGATTTAACTCTTCTAGTGTCACGGTCACTTGCAGCTGCATGCAGTTCAAGGTTCTTGGAATTCTCTGTTTTCATGCCCTAAAAGTTCTTGATCGTGAGAACATAAAGGTGGTCCCTGCTCGTTATATTTTGAAGAGATGGACAAAAGAAGCAAGGTTTGAAAGTTTGAGAGGGAGTCATGGAATCTCCACTGAAGAAAACCCCAAGTTAGTTACAGCTAGCCGTTACAGACAATTATGCCAAAGCATACTTAAAATATCTGCCAGGGCTGCTGAATCTGGTCAAGCATTTGACTATGCTGCAAGACAACTTGATGAAGTGATGCAAGGGGTGGAAAAGATCTTGACATTGAAACCTTTGGAGGAAACTCAGGCTATCACCTCAAGTAGCACAGGGGCGTGTGCTTCTGAAAGTGAAGAGCCAGAGATTTTTCTGGATAGAAATGAAATTGAGGGGCAGAGTAACAACGGCACATTTGGGGGAATAAATGAATTGGAGATTGCCGCCACCAACAATGGGAAAATTGATAATCCCATGGAAAAGATCTCCAAGACCAAAAAATCTCAGATTTTACATCTACTCTATTCGGATGCTGTCACTTCCACTTCACCCCCACCAGAATATGTTTCATCTGCATCCTCATCCCTGAATCCTGTGAAACAG GGTTTCTACAATTTTGAAGCAAATCAGGTAGTACAATGCCTCCACCAGCCATTTAATATGGCCGTGGACCAACAACCAAATCCTGAGATATATCAACCTCAAAGCATCTTCTCTAACCGACATGATTCTCCTAACCAAACTCAGTTGCATCAG GAATCTTTAATTCATAGTCCATTCCAGGAAGCCTTATCGCACAGAAATCAATTGAG GCAATGGATCTTGATGTGCAACATCCACATTCAACATCATTCCATTATGATCACAGATACAGATCATCGAATGCCCAATAACTCAGCACCAAATAGAGATGGAAACAATGACTCATCTTTCCTCATTTAA
- the LOC127804510 gene encoding protein FAR1-RELATED SEQUENCE 5-like isoform X2 translates to MDTGLQSSNKLDLNIEQECRSPKLSNVSSVQSNLSSKDEANSKGVLKIGMEFESDEHAYRFYSKYAELVGFSVRKDWVNRSKIHGMVVSRKFTCSKEGFRRKDKRDVNVKKHRKETRTGCLAHMIITRQVDGKYQVTNFVARHNHENVNPINALKLQELPSPGMMDVIGVSEADSADIVEKQSKLELQLLGRQFGARENLDYRSIYCDSYLKSGRGRHMKEGEAAQLMYYFQRQHFENPSFFYALQLDVDDKLSNIFWADDNMVLDYDHFGDVVCFDAAHRTNEELRPFVQFFGLNHHRQVVIFGAALMCDETIESLKWLFQTFIEAMSGKKPKVIFTDQDVAIIEAINSALPETNHRICVWQMYQNALKQLSHVSEDADSFAEDLRSCIFDHENEDDFIHAWDVMIDKFNLQKNEWFQSMFVEKEKWAVVYGGNKFFIDRTGTHQGENLSNELKNYLNSDLEMLQFFKHFEKVVNEQRYKELEANYDMGRCKPRLLANVVFLKHASDLYTPNAFEIFQREYERCLNVVANLCSENGSVLEYRTQTFGQPREFLVRFNSSSVTVTCSCMQFKVLGILCFHALKVLDRENIKVVPARYILKRWTKEARFESLRGSHGISTEENPKLVTASRYRQLCQSILKISARAAESGQAFDYAARQLDEVMQGVEKILTLKPLEETQAITSSSTGACASESEEPEIFLDRNEIEGQSNNGTFGGINELEIAATNNGKIDNPMEKISKTKKSQILHLLYSDAVTSTSPPPEYVSSASSSLNPVKQGFYNFEANQVVQCLHQPFNMAVDQQPNPEIYQPQSIFSNRHDSPNQTQLHQESLIHSPFQEALSHRNQLRQWILMCNIHIQHHSIMITDTDHRMPNNSAPNRDGNNDSSFLI, encoded by the exons ATGGATACAGGACTTCAATCATCAAATAAGTTGGATTTGAACATTGAGCAGGAGTGTCGCAGCCCTAAACTTAGCAATGTTAGCTCAGTGCAGTCCAATCTTTCATCAAAAGATGAAGCCAATTCAAAAGGGGTACTAAAAATTGGCATGGAGTTTGAATCAGATGAGCATGCATACAGATTTTATAGTAAGTATGCTGAATTGGTAGGTTTTAGCGTTAGGAAGGACTGGGTGAATAGGAGTAAAATACATGGTATGGTGGTATCTAGAAAGTTCACCTGTTCCAAGGAAGGTTTCCGACGGAAGGATAAACGAGATGTTAATGTGAAGAAACACCGGAAGGAAACAAGAACTGGTTGCTTGGCACACATGATAATTACTCGTCAGGTTGATGGAAAATATCAAGTCACAAACTTTGTAGCAAGGCACAATCATGAGAATGTAAACCCAATTAATGCATTGAAATTACAGGAATTACCATCACCGGGTATGATGGATGTTATTGGAGTAAGTGAAGCTGACTCAGCAGATATTGttgaaaaacaatcaaaattagAATTACAATTGTTGGGTAGGCAATTTGGTGCTAGAGAAAACCTTGATTACCGATCAATATATTGTGACAGTTATCTAAAATCTGGACGGGGAAGACATATGAAGGAGGGGGAAGCAGCACAGTTGATGTATTATTTTCAAAGGCAACACTTTGAAAATCCTTCGTTCTTCTATGCCCTACAGCTTGATGTTGATGATAAGTTAAGCAACATATTTTGGGCTGACGATAATATGGTCCTGGACTATGATCATTTTGGTGATGTGGTTTGTTTTGATGCAGCACACAGAACaaatgaagaattaagaccATTTGTTCAGTTCTTCGGACTGAATCATCATAGACAAGTTGTGATCTTTGGTGCTGCACTTATGTGTGATGAAACCATTGAATCTCTCAAGTGGCTTTTCCAAACATTTATTGAGGCAATGTCTGGGAAGAAACCAAAAGTCATTTTCACAGATCAAGATGTGGCAATAATTGAAGCAATTAATTCAGCATTACCAGAAACAAACCACCGCATTTGTGTGTGGCAGATGTACCAGAATGCTCTTAAACAACTCAGCCATGTTTCAGAGGATGCGGATTCTTTTGCTGAAGACTTGAGAAGTTGCATCTTTGATCATGAGAATGAGGATGATTTCATTCATGCCTGGGATGTTATGATAGACAAATTTAATCTTCAGAAGAATGAGTGGTTTCAGTCAATGTtcgttgaaaaagaaaaatgggctGTAGTATATggaggaaataaattttttattgacaGGACAGGAACACATCAAGGAGAGAATTTGtcaaatgaattgaaaaattaCCTAAATTCTGACTTAGAAATGCTTCAGTTCTTCAAGCATTTTGAAAAGGTGGTAAATGAGCAACGCTATAAAGAACTGGAAGCTAATTATGATATGGGCAGATGTAAACCAAGATTGTTGGCTAATGTAGTTTTCTTAAAGCATGCCAGTGATCTGTATACACCAAATGCATTTGAAATATTCCAACGAGAATATGAAAGGTGTTTAAATGTTGTTGCTAACCTGTGCAGTGAGAATGGTTCAGTGCTCGAGTACAGAACTCAAACATTTGGGCAGCCAAGAGAGTTCTTAGTAAGATTTAACTCTTCTAGTGTCACGGTCACTTGCAGCTGCATGCAGTTCAAGGTTCTTGGAATTCTCTGTTTTCATGCCCTAAAAGTTCTTGATCGTGAGAACATAAAGGTGGTCCCTGCTCGTTATATTTTGAAGAGATGGACAAAAGAAGCAAGGTTTGAAAGTTTGAGAGGGAGTCATGGAATCTCCACTGAAGAAAACCCCAAGTTAGTTACAGCTAGCCGTTACAGACAATTATGCCAAAGCATACTTAAAATATCTGCCAGGGCTGCTGAATCTGGTCAAGCATTTGACTATGCTGCAAGACAACTTGATGAAGTGATGCAAGGGGTGGAAAAGATCTTGACATTGAAACCTTTGGAGGAAACTCAGGCTATCACCTCAAGTAGCACAGGGGCGTGTGCTTCTGAAAGTGAAGAGCCAGAGATTTTTCTGGATAGAAATGAAATTGAGGGGCAGAGTAACAACGGCACATTTGGGGGAATAAATGAATTGGAGATTGCCGCCACCAACAATGGGAAAATTGATAATCCCATGGAAAAGATCTCCAAGACCAAAAAATCTCAGATTTTACATCTACTCTATTCGGATGCTGTCACTTCCACTTCACCCCCACCAGAATATGTTTCATCTGCATCCTCATCCCTGAATCCTGTGAAACAG GGTTTCTACAATTTTGAAGCAAATCAGGTAGTACAATGCCTCCACCAGCCATTTAATATGGCCGTGGACCAACAACCAAATCCTGAGATATATCAACCTCAAAGCATCTTCTCTAACCGACATGATTCTCCTAACCAAACTCAGTTGCATCAG GAATCTTTAATTCATAGTCCATTCCAGGAAGCCTTATCGCACAGAAATCAATTGAG GCAATGGATCTTGATGTGCAACATCCACATTCAACATCATTCCATTATGATCACAGATACAGATCATCGAATGCCCAATAACTCAGCACCAAATAGAGATGGAAACAATGACTCATCTTTCCTCATTTAA
- the LOC127804510 gene encoding protein FAR1-RELATED SEQUENCE 5-like isoform X3 codes for MNRDGDLLCRHKYDMDTGLQSSNKLDLNIEQECRSPKLSNVSSVQSNLSSKDEANSKGVLKIGMEFESDEHAYRFYSKYAELVGFSVRKDWVNRSKIHGMVVSRKFTCSKEGFRRKDKRDVNVKKHRKETRTGCLAHMIITRQVDGKYQVTNFVARHNHENVNPINALKLQELPSPGMMDVIGVSEADSADIVEKQSKLELQLLGRQFGARENLDYRSIYCDSYLKSGRGRHMKEGEAAQLMYYFQRQHFENPSFFYALQLDVDDKLSNIFWADDNMVLDYDHFGDVVCFDAAHRTNEELRPFVQFFGLNHHRQVVIFGAALMCDETIESLKWLFQTFIEAMSGKKPKVIFTDQDVAIIEAINSALPETNHRICVWQMYQNALKQLSHVSEDADSFAEDLRSCIFDHENEDDFIHAWDVMIDKFNLQKNEWFQSMFVEKEKWAVVYGGNKFFIDRTGTHQGENLSNELKNYLNSDLEMLQFFKHFEKVVNEQRYKELEANYDMGRCKPRLLANVVFLKHASDLYTPNAFEIFQREYERCLNVVANLCSENGSVLEYRTQTFGQPREFLVRFNSSSVTVTCSCMQFKVLGILCFHALKVLDRENIKVVPARYILKRWTKEARFESLRGSHGISTEENPKLVTASRYRQLCQSILKISARAAESGQAFDYAARQLDEVMQGVEKILTLKPLEETQAITSSSTGACASESEEPEIFLDRNEIEGQSNNGTFGGINELEIAATNNGKIDNPMEKISKTKKSQILHLLYSDAVTSTSPPPEYVSSASSSLNPVKQGFYNFEANQVVQCLHQPFNMAVDQQPNPEIYQPQSIFSNRHDSPNQTQLHQESLIHSPFQEALSHRNQLRQAMDLDVQHPHSTSFHYDHRYRSSNAQ; via the exons ATGAATAGGGATGGTGATCTACTTTGCCGTCACAAGTATGACATGGATACAGGACTTCAATCATCAAATAAGTTGGATTTGAACATTGAGCAGGAGTGTCGCAGCCCTAAACTTAGCAATGTTAGCTCAGTGCAGTCCAATCTTTCATCAAAAGATGAAGCCAATTCAAAAGGGGTACTAAAAATTGGCATGGAGTTTGAATCAGATGAGCATGCATACAGATTTTATAGTAAGTATGCTGAATTGGTAGGTTTTAGCGTTAGGAAGGACTGGGTGAATAGGAGTAAAATACATGGTATGGTGGTATCTAGAAAGTTCACCTGTTCCAAGGAAGGTTTCCGACGGAAGGATAAACGAGATGTTAATGTGAAGAAACACCGGAAGGAAACAAGAACTGGTTGCTTGGCACACATGATAATTACTCGTCAGGTTGATGGAAAATATCAAGTCACAAACTTTGTAGCAAGGCACAATCATGAGAATGTAAACCCAATTAATGCATTGAAATTACAGGAATTACCATCACCGGGTATGATGGATGTTATTGGAGTAAGTGAAGCTGACTCAGCAGATATTGttgaaaaacaatcaaaattagAATTACAATTGTTGGGTAGGCAATTTGGTGCTAGAGAAAACCTTGATTACCGATCAATATATTGTGACAGTTATCTAAAATCTGGACGGGGAAGACATATGAAGGAGGGGGAAGCAGCACAGTTGATGTATTATTTTCAAAGGCAACACTTTGAAAATCCTTCGTTCTTCTATGCCCTACAGCTTGATGTTGATGATAAGTTAAGCAACATATTTTGGGCTGACGATAATATGGTCCTGGACTATGATCATTTTGGTGATGTGGTTTGTTTTGATGCAGCACACAGAACaaatgaagaattaagaccATTTGTTCAGTTCTTCGGACTGAATCATCATAGACAAGTTGTGATCTTTGGTGCTGCACTTATGTGTGATGAAACCATTGAATCTCTCAAGTGGCTTTTCCAAACATTTATTGAGGCAATGTCTGGGAAGAAACCAAAAGTCATTTTCACAGATCAAGATGTGGCAATAATTGAAGCAATTAATTCAGCATTACCAGAAACAAACCACCGCATTTGTGTGTGGCAGATGTACCAGAATGCTCTTAAACAACTCAGCCATGTTTCAGAGGATGCGGATTCTTTTGCTGAAGACTTGAGAAGTTGCATCTTTGATCATGAGAATGAGGATGATTTCATTCATGCCTGGGATGTTATGATAGACAAATTTAATCTTCAGAAGAATGAGTGGTTTCAGTCAATGTtcgttgaaaaagaaaaatgggctGTAGTATATggaggaaataaattttttattgacaGGACAGGAACACATCAAGGAGAGAATTTGtcaaatgaattgaaaaattaCCTAAATTCTGACTTAGAAATGCTTCAGTTCTTCAAGCATTTTGAAAAGGTGGTAAATGAGCAACGCTATAAAGAACTGGAAGCTAATTATGATATGGGCAGATGTAAACCAAGATTGTTGGCTAATGTAGTTTTCTTAAAGCATGCCAGTGATCTGTATACACCAAATGCATTTGAAATATTCCAACGAGAATATGAAAGGTGTTTAAATGTTGTTGCTAACCTGTGCAGTGAGAATGGTTCAGTGCTCGAGTACAGAACTCAAACATTTGGGCAGCCAAGAGAGTTCTTAGTAAGATTTAACTCTTCTAGTGTCACGGTCACTTGCAGCTGCATGCAGTTCAAGGTTCTTGGAATTCTCTGTTTTCATGCCCTAAAAGTTCTTGATCGTGAGAACATAAAGGTGGTCCCTGCTCGTTATATTTTGAAGAGATGGACAAAAGAAGCAAGGTTTGAAAGTTTGAGAGGGAGTCATGGAATCTCCACTGAAGAAAACCCCAAGTTAGTTACAGCTAGCCGTTACAGACAATTATGCCAAAGCATACTTAAAATATCTGCCAGGGCTGCTGAATCTGGTCAAGCATTTGACTATGCTGCAAGACAACTTGATGAAGTGATGCAAGGGGTGGAAAAGATCTTGACATTGAAACCTTTGGAGGAAACTCAGGCTATCACCTCAAGTAGCACAGGGGCGTGTGCTTCTGAAAGTGAAGAGCCAGAGATTTTTCTGGATAGAAATGAAATTGAGGGGCAGAGTAACAACGGCACATTTGGGGGAATAAATGAATTGGAGATTGCCGCCACCAACAATGGGAAAATTGATAATCCCATGGAAAAGATCTCCAAGACCAAAAAATCTCAGATTTTACATCTACTCTATTCGGATGCTGTCACTTCCACTTCACCCCCACCAGAATATGTTTCATCTGCATCCTCATCCCTGAATCCTGTGAAACAG GGTTTCTACAATTTTGAAGCAAATCAGGTAGTACAATGCCTCCACCAGCCATTTAATATGGCCGTGGACCAACAACCAAATCCTGAGATATATCAACCTCAAAGCATCTTCTCTAACCGACATGATTCTCCTAACCAAACTCAGTTGCATCAG GAATCTTTAATTCATAGTCCATTCCAGGAAGCCTTATCGCACAGAAATCAATTGAGGCAG GCAATGGATCTTGATGTGCAACATCCACATTCAACATCATTCCATTATGATCACAGATACAGATCATCGAATGCCCAATAA
- the LOC127804510 gene encoding protein FAR1-RELATED SEQUENCE 5-like isoform X4, with the protein MNRDGDLLCRHKYDMDTGLQSSNKLDLNIEQECRSPKLSNVSSVQSNLSSKDEANSKGVLKIGMEFESDEHAYRFYSKYAELVGFSVRKDWVNRSKIHGMVVSRKFTCSKEGFRRKDKRDVNVKKHRKETRTGCLAHMIITRQVDGKYQVTNFVARHNHENVNPINALKLQELPSPGMMDVIGVSEADSADIVEKQSKLELQLLGRQFGARENLDYRSIYCDSYLKSGRGRHMKEGEAAQLMYYFQRQHFENPSFFYALQLDVDDKLSNIFWADDNMVLDYDHFGDVVCFDAAHRTNEELRPFVQFFGLNHHRQVVIFGAALMCDETIESLKWLFQTFIEAMSGKKPKVIFTDQDVAIIEAINSALPETNHRICVWQMYQNALKQLSHVSEDADSFAEDLRSCIFDHENEDDFIHAWDVMIDKFNLQKNEWFQSMFVEKEKWAVVYGGNKFFIDRTGTHQGENLSNELKNYLNSDLEMLQFFKHFEKVVNEQRYKELEANYDMGRCKPRLLANVVFLKHASDLYTPNAFEIFQREYERCLNVVANLCSENGSVLEYRTQTFGQPREFLVRFNSSSVTVTCSCMQFKVLGILCFHALKVLDRENIKVVPARYILKRWTKEARFESLRGSHGISTEENPKLVTASRYRQLCQSILKISARAAESGQAFDYAARQLDEVMQGVEKILTLKPLEETQAITSSSTGACASESEEPEIFLDRNEIEGQSNNGTFGGINELEIAATNNGKIDNPMEKISKTKKSQILHLLYSDAVTSTSPPPEYVSSASSSLNPVKQGFYNFEANQVVQCLHQPFNMAVDQQPNPEIYQPQSIFSNRHDSPNQTQLHQFFCVGIFNS; encoded by the exons ATGAATAGGGATGGTGATCTACTTTGCCGTCACAAGTATGACATGGATACAGGACTTCAATCATCAAATAAGTTGGATTTGAACATTGAGCAGGAGTGTCGCAGCCCTAAACTTAGCAATGTTAGCTCAGTGCAGTCCAATCTTTCATCAAAAGATGAAGCCAATTCAAAAGGGGTACTAAAAATTGGCATGGAGTTTGAATCAGATGAGCATGCATACAGATTTTATAGTAAGTATGCTGAATTGGTAGGTTTTAGCGTTAGGAAGGACTGGGTGAATAGGAGTAAAATACATGGTATGGTGGTATCTAGAAAGTTCACCTGTTCCAAGGAAGGTTTCCGACGGAAGGATAAACGAGATGTTAATGTGAAGAAACACCGGAAGGAAACAAGAACTGGTTGCTTGGCACACATGATAATTACTCGTCAGGTTGATGGAAAATATCAAGTCACAAACTTTGTAGCAAGGCACAATCATGAGAATGTAAACCCAATTAATGCATTGAAATTACAGGAATTACCATCACCGGGTATGATGGATGTTATTGGAGTAAGTGAAGCTGACTCAGCAGATATTGttgaaaaacaatcaaaattagAATTACAATTGTTGGGTAGGCAATTTGGTGCTAGAGAAAACCTTGATTACCGATCAATATATTGTGACAGTTATCTAAAATCTGGACGGGGAAGACATATGAAGGAGGGGGAAGCAGCACAGTTGATGTATTATTTTCAAAGGCAACACTTTGAAAATCCTTCGTTCTTCTATGCCCTACAGCTTGATGTTGATGATAAGTTAAGCAACATATTTTGGGCTGACGATAATATGGTCCTGGACTATGATCATTTTGGTGATGTGGTTTGTTTTGATGCAGCACACAGAACaaatgaagaattaagaccATTTGTTCAGTTCTTCGGACTGAATCATCATAGACAAGTTGTGATCTTTGGTGCTGCACTTATGTGTGATGAAACCATTGAATCTCTCAAGTGGCTTTTCCAAACATTTATTGAGGCAATGTCTGGGAAGAAACCAAAAGTCATTTTCACAGATCAAGATGTGGCAATAATTGAAGCAATTAATTCAGCATTACCAGAAACAAACCACCGCATTTGTGTGTGGCAGATGTACCAGAATGCTCTTAAACAACTCAGCCATGTTTCAGAGGATGCGGATTCTTTTGCTGAAGACTTGAGAAGTTGCATCTTTGATCATGAGAATGAGGATGATTTCATTCATGCCTGGGATGTTATGATAGACAAATTTAATCTTCAGAAGAATGAGTGGTTTCAGTCAATGTtcgttgaaaaagaaaaatgggctGTAGTATATggaggaaataaattttttattgacaGGACAGGAACACATCAAGGAGAGAATTTGtcaaatgaattgaaaaattaCCTAAATTCTGACTTAGAAATGCTTCAGTTCTTCAAGCATTTTGAAAAGGTGGTAAATGAGCAACGCTATAAAGAACTGGAAGCTAATTATGATATGGGCAGATGTAAACCAAGATTGTTGGCTAATGTAGTTTTCTTAAAGCATGCCAGTGATCTGTATACACCAAATGCATTTGAAATATTCCAACGAGAATATGAAAGGTGTTTAAATGTTGTTGCTAACCTGTGCAGTGAGAATGGTTCAGTGCTCGAGTACAGAACTCAAACATTTGGGCAGCCAAGAGAGTTCTTAGTAAGATTTAACTCTTCTAGTGTCACGGTCACTTGCAGCTGCATGCAGTTCAAGGTTCTTGGAATTCTCTGTTTTCATGCCCTAAAAGTTCTTGATCGTGAGAACATAAAGGTGGTCCCTGCTCGTTATATTTTGAAGAGATGGACAAAAGAAGCAAGGTTTGAAAGTTTGAGAGGGAGTCATGGAATCTCCACTGAAGAAAACCCCAAGTTAGTTACAGCTAGCCGTTACAGACAATTATGCCAAAGCATACTTAAAATATCTGCCAGGGCTGCTGAATCTGGTCAAGCATTTGACTATGCTGCAAGACAACTTGATGAAGTGATGCAAGGGGTGGAAAAGATCTTGACATTGAAACCTTTGGAGGAAACTCAGGCTATCACCTCAAGTAGCACAGGGGCGTGTGCTTCTGAAAGTGAAGAGCCAGAGATTTTTCTGGATAGAAATGAAATTGAGGGGCAGAGTAACAACGGCACATTTGGGGGAATAAATGAATTGGAGATTGCCGCCACCAACAATGGGAAAATTGATAATCCCATGGAAAAGATCTCCAAGACCAAAAAATCTCAGATTTTACATCTACTCTATTCGGATGCTGTCACTTCCACTTCACCCCCACCAGAATATGTTTCATCTGCATCCTCATCCCTGAATCCTGTGAAACAG GGTTTCTACAATTTTGAAGCAAATCAGGTAGTACAATGCCTCCACCAGCCATTTAATATGGCCGTGGACCAACAACCAAATCCTGAGATATATCAACCTCAAAGCATCTTCTCTAACCGACATGATTCTCCTAACCAAACTCAGTTGCATCAG TTCTTTTGTGTAGGAATCTTTAATTCATAG